The proteins below come from a single Pyramidobacter porci genomic window:
- a CDS encoding tRNA 2-thiocytidine biosynthesis TtcA family protein — protein MDEIKGKERPGPLRISAKIRRLTGRAIYRYDMITPGDRIAVGVSGGKDSLLLLHILKFIRTYSPVKYDLQAFSVDMTNGQWNPAPLQTLCDSLQVPLHVIPYAIEHIIDVKREESPCSLCANLRRGILNAAAQKAGCNKLALGHNLDDVVETGLMNLLRNGRFRSFQPKLWHDRAEMWLIRPMIYLSEFQIRNELHRLGVATFQHCCKYGADTERSRTKSLIAELKPRFPDLKQSVLHALEHHAPADHWTATPRLYAGVYESDRPVSDSERQSDL, from the coding sequence ATGGACGAAATCAAAGGAAAAGAGCGCCCCGGACCGCTGCGGATCAGCGCGAAAATCCGCCGCCTGACGGGAAGGGCCATTTACCGCTACGACATGATCACGCCCGGCGACCGCATCGCCGTCGGCGTTTCCGGAGGCAAGGACAGTCTGCTGCTGCTCCACATCCTCAAGTTCATCAGGACCTACAGCCCGGTCAAATACGACTTGCAGGCTTTCAGCGTCGACATGACCAACGGTCAGTGGAACCCCGCGCCGCTCCAGACTCTCTGCGATTCGCTGCAGGTGCCCCTGCATGTGATCCCTTACGCCATCGAGCACATCATCGACGTCAAGCGGGAAGAATCCCCATGCAGCCTCTGCGCCAACCTGCGCCGCGGCATCCTCAACGCCGCCGCCCAAAAGGCAGGCTGCAACAAGCTGGCGCTCGGGCACAATCTCGACGACGTCGTCGAAACGGGGCTGATGAACCTGCTGCGCAACGGGCGCTTCCGCAGCTTCCAGCCCAAACTCTGGCACGACCGCGCCGAGATGTGGCTGATCCGCCCCATGATCTATCTCAGCGAGTTTCAGATCCGAAACGAGCTGCACCGTCTCGGCGTCGCCACCTTCCAGCACTGCTGCAAGTACGGCGCCGACACCGAACGCTCGCGCACCAAGTCGCTGATCGCCGAGCTCAAGCCGCGTTTCCCGGACCTCAAGCAGAGCGTCCTCCACGCGCTGGAGCACCACGCCCCCGCCGACCACTGGACGGCGACGCCGCGGCTCTACGCGGGCGTGTACGAGTCGGACCGTCCCGTTTCGGATTCGGAGCGGCAGTCCGATCTCTGA
- a CDS encoding glucose-6-phosphate isomerase, whose amino-acid sequence MLKIRLTEARKVGNDLPDVGIALETAWKTLLDGARQEKNGYGWMNLPERDIAALKAMARELARFEQIVLIGIGGSALGTQMLMNAFCDPLYPFSGKSGQPQLFVADNADARSNEAIWAQLEPRRAALLVVSKSGRTLETLSNFLFFREKLSAALGADVEKHIFAVTDPAKGFLHAYAAEKKTRRLDFPADTGGRYSVLSACGLAAAGALGIDAERLLAGAAAMKKALLGDTAGSAATAIAREVLRGEAAGRNVTVFWSYGDRLKSVSEWFAQLWGESLGKNGLGLTPQAALGSVDQHSQLQLYTSGPDDKFFFFLSEKPGAKLRLAIPAEKLFDEARYLDGTPQERVLDCERRGVVASLKRRGLPLCEIELERADEFCLGGLIFLLETVTALVGLALGVDPFDQPGVEEGKNYALALCGSADYATYLKTLEDIEADAKSAVFSIE is encoded by the coding sequence ATGCTGAAAATTCGTCTTACCGAGGCACGGAAGGTCGGAAACGATCTGCCGGACGTCGGGATCGCGCTCGAGACCGCATGGAAAACGCTCCTTGACGGTGCCCGCCAGGAGAAAAACGGTTACGGCTGGATGAACCTGCCCGAGCGGGATATTGCCGCGCTGAAGGCAATGGCGCGCGAGCTGGCGCGATTCGAGCAGATCGTGCTGATCGGCATCGGCGGCTCGGCGCTGGGCACGCAGATGCTGATGAACGCTTTTTGCGATCCGCTCTATCCGTTTTCCGGAAAAAGCGGTCAGCCGCAGCTTTTTGTCGCCGACAACGCCGACGCCCGCAGCAACGAGGCGATCTGGGCGCAGCTCGAGCCGCGGCGCGCGGCGCTGCTGGTCGTCAGCAAGTCCGGCCGTACGCTGGAGACGCTGAGCAACTTCCTGTTTTTCAGGGAGAAGCTGTCGGCGGCACTTGGCGCGGACGTCGAGAAGCATATTTTTGCCGTGACGGACCCGGCGAAAGGATTCCTTCACGCCTATGCGGCCGAGAAAAAAACGCGCCGTCTCGACTTCCCCGCGGACACGGGCGGGCGCTATTCGGTGCTTTCCGCCTGCGGGCTGGCGGCCGCCGGCGCGCTGGGCATCGACGCGGAACGGCTGCTGGCCGGCGCGGCGGCGATGAAGAAAGCGCTGTTGGGAGACACGGCCGGCAGCGCGGCGACGGCGATCGCCCGGGAAGTGCTGCGCGGCGAAGCGGCCGGCCGCAACGTGACGGTGTTCTGGTCCTACGGCGACCGGCTCAAGTCGGTGAGCGAGTGGTTCGCGCAGCTCTGGGGCGAAAGCCTCGGCAAGAACGGCCTTGGCCTGACGCCGCAGGCGGCGCTGGGCTCCGTCGACCAGCACTCGCAGTTGCAGCTTTACACCTCGGGCCCCGACGACAAGTTCTTTTTCTTCCTCAGCGAGAAGCCCGGCGCGAAATTGCGCCTGGCGATCCCGGCGGAGAAGCTTTTCGACGAGGCTCGCTATCTCGACGGCACGCCGCAGGAGCGCGTCTTGGACTGCGAACGCCGCGGCGTCGTCGCTTCTTTGAAGCGCCGCGGCCTGCCGCTGTGCGAGATCGAGCTGGAGCGGGCGGACGAGTTCTGCCTGGGCGGCCTGATCTTCCTGCTCGAAACGGTGACGGCACTGGTCGGCCTGGCGCTCGGCGTCGATCCCTTCGACCAGCCGGGTGTGGAAGAAGGAAAGAATTACGCTCTGGCGCTGTGCGGCAGCGCAGATTACGCCACGTACCTGAAAACGCTCGAAGACATCGAAGCCGACGCGAAGAGCGCGGTCTTTTCGATAGAATGA
- a CDS encoding sulfide/dihydroorotate dehydrogenase-like FAD/NAD-binding protein, whose amino-acid sequence MFKILSKSAFAANEFDIWIDAPQIARNGHAGQFCVLRVDETGERIPLTVAEYDREGGRIRMIFQTVGKTTTALGKLNEGDCIHDILGPLGTPSEVKKYGTVLMIGGGVGIAALFPIIKALKEAGNKVITILGGRTKDLVIMMDECAKYSDELIVTTDDGSYGVKGVVTTAMDMLAQRGEKIDYCWAIGPSIMMKFASLKAKELQIPCWVSLNPIMIDGTGMCGCCRVTVNDKIRFACVDGPEFDGWGVNWNEFMTRLRQYKDEEKISLDKYKSEVGE is encoded by the coding sequence ATGTTCAAGATTCTTTCCAAGAGCGCTTTTGCGGCCAACGAATTCGACATCTGGATCGACGCGCCGCAGATCGCTCGCAACGGACACGCCGGACAGTTCTGCGTCCTGCGTGTGGACGAGACGGGGGAACGCATTCCTCTGACCGTCGCCGAGTATGACCGCGAAGGCGGCCGCATCCGCATGATCTTCCAGACCGTCGGCAAAACCACCACGGCGCTTGGCAAGCTCAACGAAGGCGACTGCATCCACGACATTCTCGGGCCTCTGGGGACTCCCAGCGAGGTCAAGAAGTACGGCACGGTTCTCATGATCGGCGGCGGCGTCGGCATCGCGGCGCTGTTCCCCATCATCAAGGCTCTCAAGGAAGCCGGCAACAAAGTCATCACCATCCTCGGCGGACGCACCAAGGACCTCGTCATCATGATGGACGAGTGCGCCAAATACTCCGACGAACTGATCGTCACCACCGACGACGGCTCGTACGGCGTCAAGGGCGTCGTCACCACGGCCATGGACATGCTCGCTCAGCGCGGCGAAAAGATCGACTACTGCTGGGCCATCGGGCCTTCCATCATGATGAAGTTCGCCTCGCTGAAGGCGAAGGAACTGCAGATCCCCTGCTGGGTCTCGCTCAATCCCATCATGATCGACGGCACGGGCATGTGCGGCTGCTGCCGCGTCACCGTCAACGACAAGATCCGTTTCGCCTGCGTCGACGGTCCCGAGTTCGACGGCTGGGGCGTAAACTGGAACGAGTTCATGACCCGTCTGCGCCAGTACAAGGATGAAGAGAAGATCTCTCTCGACAAGTACAAAAGCGAGGTTGGTGAATAA
- the gltA gene encoding NADPH-dependent glutamate synthase yields MAISPKKTPISEQDPKVRAHNFKEVCLGYTPEEAMQEAARCLHCKNAPCIKGCPVAIHIPDFIAAIKDGDFEKSFDILSQSTALPAVCGRVCPQEKQCEGVCTVGRMKDRATGMNNEPVAIGKLERFAADWKAAQPAVKPAPVPYNGKGKVAVIGSGPSSLTVAGDLAKLGYKVTIFEALHLPGGVLMYGIPEFRLPKAIVQHEIDNIRALGVDVEVNVVASRTVTVAEIQKNFDAVYIATGAGTPKFAGTPGTNLNGVFSASEYLTRINLMHGYEFPAYDTPAKSSKHVAVIGGGNVAMDAARSALRLGAESVTVLYRRSVDELPARIEEYHHAVEEGVKFEFLTAPTEYIAYSGDDKNEMGKLVGVKCQRMELGEPDASGRRSPRPIEGSEFTLAIDTVIEAIGQSSNKVLLNAWPELKTNKRGYIEANEETGGATSIEGVYAGGDIVTGAATVILAMGAGKTAAKAIDEYLTARAAK; encoded by the coding sequence ATGGCCATTTCTCCGAAAAAGACCCCTATTTCCGAGCAGGATCCCAAAGTCCGCGCCCATAACTTCAAAGAAGTCTGCCTCGGCTACACCCCCGAAGAAGCGATGCAGGAAGCCGCCCGTTGCCTGCACTGCAAAAACGCCCCCTGTATCAAGGGCTGCCCCGTCGCCATCCATATTCCCGATTTCATCGCCGCGATCAAGGACGGCGATTTCGAGAAATCGTTCGACATCCTCAGCCAGTCCACCGCCCTGCCCGCCGTCTGCGGCCGCGTCTGCCCCCAGGAAAAACAGTGCGAGGGCGTCTGCACCGTGGGGCGCATGAAGGACCGCGCCACGGGCATGAACAACGAGCCCGTCGCCATCGGCAAGCTGGAGCGCTTCGCCGCCGACTGGAAAGCGGCGCAGCCGGCCGTCAAGCCCGCCCCCGTTCCCTATAACGGCAAGGGCAAAGTGGCCGTCATCGGTTCCGGTCCCTCCAGCCTCACCGTGGCCGGCGATCTGGCCAAGCTGGGCTACAAGGTCACCATTTTCGAGGCCCTGCACCTGCCCGGCGGCGTTCTGATGTACGGCATCCCCGAGTTCCGTCTGCCCAAGGCGATCGTGCAGCACGAGATCGACAACATCCGGGCGCTCGGCGTCGACGTCGAAGTCAACGTCGTCGCCAGCCGCACCGTCACCGTCGCAGAAATCCAGAAGAACTTCGACGCCGTCTACATCGCCACCGGCGCCGGTACGCCCAAGTTCGCCGGCACGCCCGGCACCAACCTGAACGGCGTCTTCTCCGCCAGCGAATACCTGACCCGCATCAACCTGATGCACGGCTACGAGTTCCCCGCCTACGACACGCCCGCCAAGAGCTCCAAACACGTGGCCGTCATCGGCGGCGGCAACGTCGCCATGGACGCCGCCCGCTCGGCCCTGCGCCTTGGCGCCGAAAGCGTCACCGTGCTCTACCGCCGTTCCGTGGACGAGCTGCCCGCCCGTATCGAAGAGTATCACCACGCCGTCGAAGAGGGCGTCAAGTTCGAGTTCCTGACCGCGCCGACGGAGTATATCGCCTACAGCGGCGACGACAAGAACGAGATGGGCAAGCTGGTCGGCGTCAAGTGCCAGCGCATGGAGCTGGGCGAACCCGACGCTTCCGGCCGCAGAAGCCCCAGGCCGATCGAAGGCAGCGAGTTCACGCTCGCGATCGACACCGTCATCGAGGCCATCGGACAGAGCTCCAACAAGGTCCTGCTGAACGCCTGGCCCGAGCTGAAGACGAACAAGCGCGGCTACATCGAGGCCAACGAAGAAACCGGCGGCGCCACCTCCATCGAAGGCGTCTACGCCGGCGGCGACATCGTCACCGGCGCGGCCACCGTCATCCTCGCCATGGGCGCCGGCAAAACGGCCGCCAAGGCGATCGACGAGTACCTGACCGCCAGGGCCGCCAAGTAG